In one window of Oncorhynchus tshawytscha isolate Ot180627B unplaced genomic scaffold, Otsh_v2.0 Un_contig_540_pilon_pilon, whole genome shotgun sequence DNA:
- the LOC112241105 gene encoding zinc finger protein 883-like, giving the protein MSSLSCSPPVKEEEVCWTEEEALVKEEEEEEDVTVKQDVEDEAVTVKEEEEAFRVKEEQQAAVFGVKEEEGELTVTVEEVFGVKEEGEITVTLDEEEGELEKTGNLINTRERPDSHSDSGKTPSGESEPEMSKPARPHHCSQCGKKYTRLWNLKRHERTHTGEKPFKCCQCGMCFTRLGYLKDHKRTHTGEKPYRCSQCGKSCTQLGNLRMHERIHIGEKLNQCTKCRKRFSSSEYLKIHKRIHSGKTPYTCSQCAKSFTRLGSLKRHERTHKSFHCSLCGKYSTELGNLKKHERTHSGEKSSFSSLNYLKKHKIIHSGVPPYQCSDCGKRFSRLNHLRRHERTHSGEKPYQCSQCGKSFTQAAHLKYHKRTHTGEKPYHCSQCGKNFTMSCNLKKHERIHSGDKPYQCSQCGKTFTQLGDMKKHKRIHTGEKPYHCSHCGKRFTSSGDLKKHKRTHTGEKPYHCSQCGKSFSESSNMKQHERIHTGEKPYHCSHCEKSFTSSGTLKYHELTHSVMKRFQGSHCERSFKKLGKLKQREKIPTREKPFGTAPTVE; this is encoded by the exons atgagttcactaagctGCTCTCCTCctgttaaagaagaggaggtctgctggacggaggaAGAAGCTctggtgaaagaggaggaggaagaggaggatgtcacAGTTAAACAAGATGTAGAGGatgaggctgttacagtgaaagaagaggaagaagcttTCAGAGTGAAGGAGGAGCAGCAGGCTGCAGTgtttggagtgaaagaggaggagggggagttgACGGTCACAGTGGAAGAAGTGTTTGGAGTTAAGGAAGAAggggagattactgtcacattggatgaggaagagggagaattAGAGAAGACTGGAAATCTGATCAACACCA GAGAGAGACCTGACTCTCACTCTGACAGTGGGAAGACTCCTTCAGGTGAATCAGAGCCAGAGATGTCCAAACCAGCGAGACCACaccactgctctcagtgtggaaagaaATATACCAGGTTATGGAACCTGAAAAGgcatgagagaacacacacaggagaaaagcctttcaAATGCTGCCAGTGTGGAATGTGTTTTACCCGGTTAGGGTACCTTAAAGACcataagagaacacacacaggagagaagccttaccgctgctctcagtgtgggaagagttgcACCCAGTTAGGGAATTTGAGAatgcatgagagaatacacataGGAGAGAAGCTTAACCAATGCACTAAATGTAGAAAGAGATTTTCCTCTTCCGAATACCTAAAAATACACAAGAGAATACACTCAGGCAAGACACCTTATACCTGCTCTCAGTGTGCAAAGAGTTTTACCCGATTAGGGTCCCTGAAACGACATGAGAGAACACACAAGTCTTTCCACTGCTCCCTGTGTGGAAAGTATTCTACAGAGTTAGGCAACCTGAAAAAACACGAGAGGACACACTCAGGAGAAAAGTCTAGTTTTTCCTCATTGAATTATCtgaaaaaacataaaataattcACTCTGGAGTACCACCTTACCAGTGCTCagactgtgggaagagatttaGCCGATTAAACCATCTGAGACGGCATGAGAGAACACACTCAGGAGAGAAGCCCTaccaatgctcccagtgtggaaagagttttacccaaGCTGCACACTTGAAATACCAtaaaagaacacacacaggagaaaaaccttaccattgctcccagtgtggaaagaattTCACCATGTCATGTAACCTGAAaaaacatgagagaatacactcAGGAGACAAGCCCTAtcaatgctcccagtgtggaaaaaCATTTACCCAGCTAGGGGACATGAAGAAACataagagaatacacacaggagaaaaaccctatcactgctcccactgtggaaagagaTTTACCTCATCAGGGGACCTGAAAAAGCataagaggacacacacaggagaaaaacctTACCATTGCTcgcagtgtggaaagagtttctcaGAGTCAAGTAACATGAAacaacatgagagaatacacacaggagagaagccctaCCACTGTTCCCACTGTGAAAAGAGTTTTACCTCATCAGGGACCCTGAAATATCATGAGCTAACACACTCTGTAATGAAGCGTTTCCAGGGTTCTCATTGTGAAAGGAGTTTTAAGAAGTTAGGGAAACTGAAACAGCGGGAGAAAATACCCACTAGGGAGAAGCCTTTTGGAACTGCTCCCACTGTGGAATGA